The Microbacterium sp. SORGH_AS_0428 genome contains the following window.
AGGATGCGGCGCGTCGCCGGGATCGGCGCGGTGAGCATCATGAGCGGGTCGTCGCCCACGACCGCGAACGAACGCAGGACGGCGCGCGGCCGCAGCCCGAGCTCCGCTGCGCGTTCGGCGCTCATCAGCAGCGCAGCGGAGGCGCCGTCCGTCAGCGGCGACGACGATCCGGCGGTGACGCGCCACTCCAGCGCGGGGAAGCGCGCCGCCGCGGCGTCGGTGCGAAACGCCGGAGGCAGCCCCGCCAGCGCGTCCGCGGTCGTCTGCACACGGATCGTCTCGTCGAGCTCGACCAGACCGGCCGACGTCTCGACGGGCACGAGCTGCGAGGCGAACAGCCCCGCCGCAGCAGCCGCAGCGGCACGGCGGTGGGACTCGGCCGCATAGGCGTCCAGCGCCTGGCGCGACAGGCGCCACTTCGCGGCGATGAGCTCGGCGGCGATGCCCTGCGAGACGAGCCCCTCCGGGTAGCGCTCGCCGAGCAACGGCGAGACGGGGGACCCGGCTGCGGCCGCCGAGCCGAGGGGCACGCGACTCATCGACTCGACGCCGCCGGCGATCACGATGTCGGCGGTCCCGGCCATGATCGCGTGCGCCGCCGACTGGACGGCCTGCTGCCCCGAGCCGCACTGCCGGTCGAAGGTCGCGGCGGGCACCGTCTCGGCGAAACCCGCCGCGAGCACGGCGTGGCGCGCGATGTTCGTGGACTGCTCGCCGACCTGGCTGACACAGCCGAGCAGTACGTCGTCGACGAGGCCATCCTCGAGGCCGTTGCGCTCGACGAGGGCGCGCAGCACGCCGGCGGCGAGGTCCACGGGATGCACCCCGCTGAGCGCACCTCCTGGCTTGCCCCGCCCCGAGGGCGTGCGCACCGCGTCGACCAGCACCGCCTCGCGCACGGGCTCAGCCCTTCTCTTCGGGCCGCTCGCTGACATGTTCTGCCGCCTCGTCGGCGACGTAGCCGGCGACGTGCCGTTCGTCGGGGCCGTTGTAGACCGAGAGCGGGCGGATGAGCGCGTTGCGGCTGTACTGCTCCATGATGTGGGCCGTCCAGCCGACGACACGCGCGGCGACGAACAGCGGGGTGAAGGTCACCGTGTCGAACCCGATGAGGTTGTAGGCGGGCCCCGACGGGTAGTCGAGGTTGGGGTAGATGCCCTTGCGTGCCACGAACTCGCTCTCGAGCGCGTCATAGAGCCGTGCCACGTCCGGTCGGTCGTAGTGGGCGACGAGATCGTCGAGCGCCGCCTTCATGGTGGGCACGCGCGAGTCGCCGCGCTTGTAGACGCGGTGGCCGAAGCCCATGATCTTGCGCTTGTTCGCGAGTGCGTCGTCGAGCCAGGCCGCGACGTTCTCCGCCTCGCCGATCTCATCGAAGATGTGCAGCACCGCCTCGTTCGCACCGCCGTGCAGCGGACCCTTCAGCGCACCGACCGCGCCGACGACCGCGGAGTGCAGATCGCTGAGCGTGGAGGCGATGACCCGCCCCGTGAAGGTGGAGGCGTTGAACGAGTGCTCGGCGTACAGGATCATCGATCGGTTGAAGGCGTCCACGACAACCGCATCCGCCTCTTCGCCGAAGGTCATCCAGAGGAAGTTCGCCGCGTAGTCCAGATCGTCGCGCGGCGGGATCGGGAGCTGCCCGCGGCGGCGGCGCTGACCGTAGGCGACGATCGCCGGCAGCGCGGCGAACAGCCGGAGGCTTCGCGCGAGGTTCTCCTCGGGGGTGCCGACGGCATCGAGCACGGACCCGACACCGGCGAGGTCCGCGGCGCCCAGCACGCTCAGCGCCGTGCGCACCTCGTCCATCGGATGCGCGTCGAGCGGCACGAGTTCGATCGCCGACTGCACGGCCGCCGTCAGCGGCCGATGCTCCCGCTCGGCGCGGCGGAGCTCTGCCAGCTGCTCGTCGCTCGG
Protein-coding sequences here:
- a CDS encoding thiolase family protein — its product is MREAVLVDAVRTPSGRGKPGGALSGVHPVDLAAGVLRALVERNGLEDGLVDDVLLGCVSQVGEQSTNIARHAVLAAGFAETVPAATFDRQCGSGQQAVQSAAHAIMAGTADIVIAGGVESMSRVPLGSAAAAGSPVSPLLGERYPEGLVSQGIAAELIAAKWRLSRQALDAYAAESHRRAAAAAAAGLFASQLVPVETSAGLVELDETIRVQTTADALAGLPPAFRTDAAAARFPALEWRVTAGSSSPLTDGASAALLMSAERAAELGLRPRAVLRSFAVVGDDPLMMLTAPIPATRRILDRAGLTIEDIDAYEVNEAFASVPLAWLEELGADPARLNPWGGAIALGHALGSSGTRLLSTLVAYLEHTGGRRGLQVMCEGGGMANALIVERV
- a CDS encoding bifunctional 2-methylcitrate synthase/citrate synthase; the encoded protein is MTEQDQIRKGLAGVVADETAISKVNPETNSLLYRGYPVQELAATQPVEAVAYLLWHGELPSDEQLAELRRAEREHRPLTAAVQSAIELVPLDAHPMDEVRTALSVLGAADLAGVGSVLDAVGTPEENLARSLRLFAALPAIVAYGQRRRRGQLPIPPRDDLDYAANFLWMTFGEEADAVVVDAFNRSMILYAEHSFNASTFTGRVIASTLSDLHSAVVGAVGALKGPLHGGANEAVLHIFDEIGEAENVAAWLDDALANKRKIMGFGHRVYKRGDSRVPTMKAALDDLVAHYDRPDVARLYDALESEFVARKGIYPNLDYPSGPAYNLIGFDTVTFTPLFVAARVVGWTAHIMEQYSRNALIRPLSVYNGPDERHVAGYVADEAAEHVSERPEEKG